One window of the Chitinophagales bacterium genome contains the following:
- a CDS encoding LemA family protein, producing the protein MKTASISKIFLLLIFASFLSSCGYNKMVGLDEQVSSQWANVENVYQRRADLIPNLVNTVKGAADFERGTLQDVIEARSKATQVNVNPNDPQSLEQFQQAQGKLSSALSRLMVVVERYPELKANQNFLELQAQLEGTENRIAVERRKFNEVTQSYNSTIRKFPNVIYAGWFGFEKKPYFEADQGADEVPNVEF; encoded by the coding sequence ATGAAAACAGCTTCAATAAGTAAAATCTTTTTGCTCCTGATCTTTGCCTCCTTTTTAAGCAGTTGCGGCTACAATAAAATGGTAGGCCTTGATGAACAGGTGAGCAGCCAATGGGCCAATGTGGAAAATGTTTATCAAAGACGGGCGGACTTGATTCCCAACCTGGTAAATACAGTAAAAGGTGCTGCCGATTTTGAGCGCGGTACTTTGCAGGATGTCATTGAAGCCCGCTCAAAAGCTACCCAGGTGAATGTCAACCCAAACGATCCGCAATCACTGGAGCAGTTTCAGCAGGCACAAGGCAAATTGAGCAGCGCACTCAGCCGCCTGATGGTCGTGGTAGAGCGATATCCGGAGTTGAAAGCCAATCAAAATTTTCTGGAATTGCAGGCACAGCTGGAAGGGACGGAAAACCGCATTGCCGTTGAAAGGAGAAAATTCAATGAAGTAACACAATCATATAACAGCACTATACGTAAGTTTCCCAATGTAATATATGCCGGGTGGTTTGGTTTTGAGAAAAAACCCTACTTTGAAGCAGACCAGGGAGCAGACGAAGTGCCA